A single region of the Jatrophihabitans sp. GAS493 genome encodes:
- a CDS encoding acyl-CoA/acyl-ACP dehydrogenase: MSSMSSRAARPRFTTVDNLDTRPAPGWATAMALEAQSAGESVSTALAICEKFGADLPVPGYGQTAMRWKLLAIAGEANLTVARVLEAHTDALAILNEAGQTGQLPTADVAGWGVFAAEAPGQELSAASGPDGWTLTGTKPWCSLGGSLGRALVTARVADTTEPDVRQLFAAPLQHPTVRAEPAAVWVSRGLRTVTSGPVHFSATPATPIGAPGWYLRRPGFAWGGIGVAACWFGGALGLAETLRRRVADRRDELSRLSLGSVEVALHMAAATLSQAAQLVDDGAADGAAGVLLALRVRAAVAQAVELTLTQTAHTLGPAPLAFDEEHARRVADLEIYVRQHHAERDLASLGQLLLTEPA, translated from the coding sequence ATGAGCTCAATGTCGAGCCGCGCCGCCCGACCGAGATTTACCACCGTCGACAATCTTGACACCCGTCCGGCGCCCGGCTGGGCCACCGCGATGGCTCTGGAGGCGCAGTCGGCCGGCGAATCCGTCTCCACCGCCCTCGCCATCTGCGAGAAGTTCGGCGCCGATCTCCCGGTGCCGGGATACGGCCAGACGGCGATGCGCTGGAAGCTCCTCGCCATCGCCGGTGAGGCCAACCTGACAGTGGCCCGGGTCTTGGAGGCGCACACGGACGCGCTGGCGATTCTCAACGAAGCGGGCCAGACCGGCCAGCTCCCCACCGCCGACGTTGCGGGGTGGGGAGTGTTTGCCGCCGAGGCACCGGGGCAGGAGCTGTCGGCCGCGTCGGGGCCGGACGGCTGGACGCTGACCGGCACCAAGCCATGGTGCTCACTCGGCGGTTCCCTCGGCCGCGCGCTGGTCACCGCCCGGGTCGCGGACACAACCGAGCCCGACGTTCGGCAGTTGTTCGCCGCCCCGCTGCAGCACCCAACCGTGCGGGCCGAACCGGCGGCGGTGTGGGTCTCGCGGGGGCTGCGCACTGTCACCAGCGGCCCAGTGCACTTCAGCGCCACCCCGGCGACGCCGATCGGCGCGCCCGGCTGGTACCTGCGGCGACCCGGCTTCGCGTGGGGCGGCATCGGCGTCGCCGCCTGCTGGTTCGGCGGGGCGCTGGGCCTGGCCGAGACGCTACGCCGCCGGGTCGCCGATCGGCGCGACGAGCTCTCCCGGCTGAGCCTCGGTTCGGTGGAGGTGGCCCTGCACATGGCCGCCGCGACGCTGAGTCAGGCGGCCCAGCTCGTCGACGACGGGGCCGCCGATGGGGCCGCGGGCGTTCTGCTCGCCCTTCGGGTGCGCGCAGCAGTGGCCCAGGCCGTCGAGCTGACTCTGACCCAGACCGCGCATACCCTCGGCCCGGCGCCACTGGCCTTCGACGAGGAGCACGCGCGACGGGTGGCCGATCTGGAGATCTACGTGCGACAACACCATGCTGAACGGGACTTAGCGAGCCTGGGGCAGCTGCTGCTCACGGAGCCGGCATGA
- a CDS encoding PIG-L family deacetylase gives MTTTFTHLDLGTPEEQWDSDFTLAAAPPAVLPAGCTKLVVLAAHPDDETLGAGGLISVAAASGLRVEVVIATDGEASHPRSTSHSAHRLAQLRRAEAAAALRCLAPTASISFLGLPDGALEAELPTLRSCLRDRIGADVLVVTPWSGDRHPDHAACARAVRDLRAARPTIMQWQYPIWAWHWAQSAAEFPGPAMRRLDLPELAQRRKTAAIGEFRTQNEPLSARPGDEPVLSPQMLAHFRRPYEIYIVDPSDAGLDVSYFDELYAEDDDPWGLQDRFYEQRKRDLLIASLPRRRFRRAFEPGCAIGLLTERLAQRCDSVTAWDFARRALDLAAENLDEHPNVELAQGTVPDQWPEGEFDLIVLSEVGYYCLDLDVLAARVRASLSADGVLLACHWRHPAADHPHTAEAVHAAVGRGMHPLLCHTEADFRLEVWSATPASVAQAEGIVP, from the coding sequence ATGACCACGACCTTCACCCACCTCGATCTCGGTACACCCGAGGAGCAGTGGGATTCAGACTTCACCCTGGCCGCGGCACCGCCGGCCGTCCTGCCCGCCGGCTGCACCAAGCTAGTCGTATTAGCCGCCCATCCGGATGACGAGACTCTCGGCGCCGGAGGACTCATCTCCGTCGCCGCGGCTAGTGGGCTGCGGGTCGAGGTGGTGATCGCCACCGACGGCGAGGCGTCACACCCGCGATCCACGAGCCACTCCGCGCACCGGCTGGCGCAACTGCGGCGGGCCGAGGCGGCCGCCGCGCTGCGCTGCCTGGCCCCGACCGCCAGCATCAGCTTCCTCGGCCTGCCCGACGGCGCCCTCGAAGCGGAGTTGCCGACACTGCGAAGCTGCCTGCGCGACCGCATCGGCGCCGACGTCCTGGTCGTCACGCCGTGGTCGGGCGACCGCCACCCCGACCACGCCGCCTGCGCGAGGGCGGTGCGCGACCTGCGGGCGGCCAGGCCCACAATCATGCAGTGGCAGTACCCGATCTGGGCCTGGCATTGGGCGCAGAGCGCAGCCGAGTTTCCCGGCCCGGCGATGCGCCGCCTCGACCTTCCCGAGCTGGCCCAGCGCCGCAAGACGGCGGCCATCGGGGAGTTCCGCACCCAGAACGAACCGCTCTCCGCACGGCCGGGCGACGAGCCCGTCCTCTCGCCGCAGATGCTCGCCCACTTCCGGCGACCGTACGAGATCTACATCGTCGATCCCTCCGACGCCGGTCTGGATGTCAGCTACTTCGACGAGCTGTATGCCGAGGACGACGACCCGTGGGGCCTGCAGGACCGGTTTTACGAGCAGCGCAAGCGAGATCTACTGATCGCCTCGCTGCCCCGTCGCCGATTCCGGCGCGCCTTTGAGCCGGGCTGCGCGATCGGCCTGCTCACCGAACGGCTGGCGCAGCGCTGCGACAGCGTGACGGCCTGGGACTTCGCCCGACGTGCCCTCGATCTGGCTGCGGAAAACCTGGACGAACACCCGAACGTCGAACTAGCCCAGGGCACCGTCCCGGATCAGTGGCCGGAGGGCGAATTCGATCTCATCGTGCTCAGCGAGGTCGGCTACTACTGCCTCGATCTGGACGTGCTCGCCGCCCGGGTTCGCGCGTCCCTGAGCGCGGACGGCGTGCTGCTCGCCTGCCATTGGCGACACCCGGCCGCCGATCACCCACACACCGCCGAGGCCGTCCACGCCGCGGTCGGTCGTGGGATGCACCCCCTGCTGTGCCACACCGAGGCTGACTTCCGGCTCGAGGTCTGGTCGGCGACACCGGCCTCGGTGGCCCAAGCCGAAGGGATCGTGCCGTGA
- a CDS encoding glycosyltransferase family 2 protein: MITSVGVVVPAANEQGHISVCLAAILAARRHAIEVSSRPIAVRVIVVLDSCDDDTAALVSAHPEIESISCAFGNVGASRGAGVAHLLATTDWGMGGSPEQIWVANTDADSAVPKTWLTQMLRHADDGADLVLGTVIPDGHLLGSVRQHWLRRHMAIEEHPHVHGANFGIRGSAYVRLGGWPLLATGEDVELAARAVECRLSRVVRTASLPVVTSSRSTGRAPLGFAHYLGRLAVEVAGT; the protein is encoded by the coding sequence GTGATCACCTCGGTCGGGGTGGTCGTGCCGGCGGCCAACGAGCAGGGGCACATCAGCGTCTGCCTGGCCGCGATCCTGGCCGCCCGCCGGCACGCGATCGAGGTCTCGTCCCGGCCGATCGCGGTCCGCGTCATCGTCGTCCTCGACTCCTGCGACGACGACACCGCCGCGCTGGTCAGCGCCCACCCGGAGATCGAGTCGATCTCCTGCGCGTTCGGAAACGTCGGCGCCAGCCGGGGGGCGGGCGTCGCCCACCTGCTCGCCACGACCGATTGGGGCATGGGCGGATCGCCCGAGCAGATCTGGGTCGCGAACACCGACGCCGACTCGGCGGTACCGAAGACGTGGCTCACCCAGATGCTGCGCCACGCCGACGATGGAGCCGATCTGGTGCTCGGAACGGTCATTCCGGACGGCCATCTGCTGGGAAGCGTCCGCCAACACTGGCTCCGACGGCACATGGCGATTGAGGAGCACCCGCACGTGCACGGGGCCAACTTCGGTATCCGGGGCTCGGCCTATGTCCGCCTCGGCGGCTGGCCTCTGCTCGCCACCGGCGAGGACGTCGAACTGGCGGCGCGGGCCGTCGAGTGCCGGTTGAGCCGGGTCGTGCGCACCGCTTCCCTGCCGGTGGTCACCAGTTCACGCAGCACCGGCCGAGCGCCCCTGGGATTCGCTCATTACCTGGGACGACTGGCCGTGGAGGTCGCCGGCACCTGA
- a CDS encoding DNA topoisomerase IB — translation MTRLRTVSPTEPGWSRRRSGRGFRYFDADGSALRAEEVQRVKALVIPPAWADVWICAQPNGHIQAIGTDARRRRQYIYHPQWRVRRDAAKHDRVLKVAARLPAARLEVAASLTGQGMPRERALAAAFRLLDLGYFRIGSDSYVTSNGSYGLTTLEIRHVQRHGATIVFEFAAKSGISQHIEITDPAALAAVRTMTRHRRRTAPLLAYQASKGWQPLEAPDVNEYLKELLGDEMTAKDFRTWHGTVYAAVALARQTPADTPTKRKRAIASAMRDVADHLGNTPAVARSAYVDPRLIDLYADGQTIAASLPRIEKLGERDPQRQERLERAVRRLLKT, via the coding sequence ATGACCCGGCTGCGCACTGTCTCACCGACCGAACCGGGCTGGTCGCGGCGAAGATCAGGCCGTGGATTCCGGTACTTCGACGCGGACGGCTCCGCCCTGAGGGCCGAAGAGGTCCAGCGCGTCAAGGCGCTGGTCATCCCGCCGGCGTGGGCGGACGTCTGGATCTGTGCCCAGCCCAATGGGCACATTCAGGCCATCGGAACCGACGCACGAAGGCGCCGACAGTACATCTACCACCCGCAGTGGCGGGTGCGGCGTGATGCCGCCAAGCACGACCGGGTCTTGAAGGTTGCCGCCCGTCTCCCGGCCGCCCGCCTCGAGGTCGCCGCCTCGCTCACCGGCCAGGGCATGCCGCGAGAACGGGCCCTGGCCGCCGCTTTCCGGCTGCTCGACCTCGGATACTTCCGCATCGGCAGCGATAGCTATGTGACGAGCAACGGCTCCTACGGCCTGACAACACTGGAGATTCGGCACGTCCAGCGACACGGCGCCACGATTGTCTTCGAGTTCGCGGCGAAGTCGGGCATCTCCCAGCACATCGAGATCACCGATCCGGCGGCGCTGGCCGCTGTCCGCACGATGACCCGGCATCGACGCCGCACGGCGCCGCTGCTGGCCTATCAGGCGTCGAAGGGCTGGCAACCGCTAGAGGCCCCGGACGTCAATGAATACCTGAAGGAACTGCTCGGGGACGAGATGACGGCCAAGGACTTCCGGACCTGGCACGGCACGGTGTACGCGGCCGTCGCGTTGGCCCGGCAGACGCCAGCGGATACCCCGACCAAGCGCAAGCGCGCAATCGCCTCGGCGATGCGCGACGTTGCCGATCATCTGGGAAACACGCCCGCGGTCGCGCGATCGGCCTACGTCGATCCGCGCCTGATCGACCTCTACGCCGACGGTCAGACCATCGCGGCGTCCCTGCCTCGCATCGAGAAACTGGGAGAGCGAGACCCGCAGCGGCAGGAGAGGCTGGAGCGGGCAGTGCGCCGGTTGCTGAAGACCTGA
- a CDS encoding hydrophobic protein has translation MALILLVLLLVILLGLGGFALHLLWVLAVILAVVWLVGFLFRGADSGRWYGR, from the coding sequence ATGGCGTTGATTCTGCTTGTCCTGCTGCTGGTAATCCTGCTCGGTCTGGGCGGCTTCGCACTCCATCTGCTCTGGGTGCTGGCGGTGATCCTGGCGGTGGTCTGGCTCGTCGGATTCCTGTTCCGCGGAGCCGACAGCGGGCGTTGGTACGGACGCTAG
- a CDS encoding phage holin family protein, whose product MTTQFPASSDQTNASTGELVSRITEQMTTLVRDEFKLAQLEMNSKAKRVGLGTGLFGGAGVVAWFGLGALVAAAILGLSNAVSPWLAAVIVGAVLLVVAGLLALSGKREIAQATPPLPEQAISGVETDVAIVKEAVHR is encoded by the coding sequence ATGACCACGCAATTTCCCGCAAGTAGCGACCAGACGAATGCCTCGACCGGCGAACTCGTCTCCCGGATCACCGAGCAGATGACGACGTTGGTGCGCGACGAGTTCAAGCTCGCGCAGTTGGAGATGAACAGCAAGGCCAAGCGGGTCGGCCTCGGCACCGGGCTCTTCGGTGGCGCCGGGGTGGTCGCCTGGTTCGGCCTGGGAGCCCTGGTCGCCGCGGCGATTCTCGGGCTCTCCAACGCGGTGAGTCCGTGGCTGGCCGCGGTGATCGTCGGCGCCGTCCTGCTGGTCGTCGCGGGCCTGCTCGCCCTCTCCGGCAAGCGCGAGATCGCGCAGGCCACCCCACCATTGCCGGAGCAGGCGATAAGCGGTGTCGAAACCGACGTCGCCATCGTGAAGGAGGCTGTTCACCGATGA
- a CDS encoding DUF3618 domain-containing protein: MTDDELTTLTEEIDRTRADLAASVTQLSEKFDVKAQVSSRFHRATQSAAPAIELARRNRTVLLAGAAALLAVTLIARRDRGGKA; the protein is encoded by the coding sequence ATGACCGATGACGAGTTGACCACCCTCACCGAGGAGATCGATCGCACCCGGGCTGATCTTGCCGCGTCCGTGACGCAACTGAGCGAGAAGTTCGACGTGAAAGCTCAGGTCTCCTCCCGATTCCATCGGGCCACCCAGTCGGCGGCCCCGGCCATCGAGCTGGCCCGCCGTAATCGCACCGTGCTGCTGGCCGGCGCCGCGGCGCTGCTCGCCGTGACGCTGATCGCTCGCCGCGACCGGGGAGGGAAGGCATGA
- a CDS encoding DUF4235 domain-containing protein, whose product MTFLYKPLGLLIGILSGMIATAAFERVWRLASGGQQKPDATDPNSTWTEIALAAALQGAIFAGVKAITNRAGAKGYEKATGTWPA is encoded by the coding sequence ATGACGTTTCTCTACAAGCCGCTGGGCCTGCTCATCGGAATCCTCAGCGGAATGATCGCCACCGCCGCGTTCGAGCGGGTGTGGCGGCTCGCCTCGGGTGGTCAGCAGAAGCCGGACGCGACCGACCCGAACAGCACCTGGACCGAGATCGCCCTCGCCGCGGCGCTGCAGGGCGCCATCTTCGCCGGCGTCAAGGCCATCACCAACCGCGCTGGGGCCAAAGGGTATGAGAAGGCGACCGGAACCTGGCCGGCATGA